From Plasmodium brasilianum strain Bolivian I chromosome 2, whole genome shotgun sequence, one genomic window encodes:
- a CDS encoding FAD-linked sulfhydryl oxidase ERV1 → MEVEKCYEHSCNNRGKLKFYENKNSKKQNTFPPDREEIGRASWLILHTISANYPNEPTEEEKIKHTKFFYAFSNLYPCHICKLDLFQILKNYKLNCDNKISFSEFIFNLHNKVNEEIGKDIFPCDDIQHIIERYRTVE, encoded by the coding sequence atggaggtAGAAAAATGCTACGAACATTCCTGCAACAACAGGgggaaattaaaattttatgaaaataaaaattcaaaaaaacaaaacacaTTTCCACCTGACAGGGAAGAAATAGGAAGAGCATCATGGCTAATTTTACATACCATATCCGCAAATTATCCGAACGAGCCAACAGAAGaggagaaaataaaacatactaaatttttttatgctttttcAAATTTGTATCCTTGTCATATATGTAAACTGGACCTATttcaaattttgaaaaactaCAAGCTGAATtgtgataataaaataagctTTTCagaattcatttttaacttGCATAATAAGGTGAATGAAGAGATAGGAAAGGACATATTTCCATGTGATGATATTCAACATATAATTGAAAGGTACCGGACAGTGGAATGA
- a CDS encoding selenocysteine-specific elongation factor: MINVNVGVLGHVDSGKTSLCKCLSETLSTCALDKHKQSQERGITIDLEESNKRNDEWNDVRSDERNDACIDHGKGDGSALTDLGTNKQMIISGENGLRNNFIASSKNERDEETIQVCLVDCPGHHSLLKCIVMGAEITDIIFLVIDINKGIQKQTIECLVLCEIVRSDIIIILNKIDLIPINEREKKIKLMKKKIEDALSKTRLRHLKYYIISLSAYIKRDDNMNDGCVERGLCNRGKEGIEEQEDEERKEVELYVDEYKTNNYKRENYICASDEKDDEINCSPRKGKRTHLVSKNDENTGPKKYEQKHEQKCKKTYEQNYAHTYEQNSTRRKEERKSCFANVDALIDLLSSIVRIPVKTKCTYEEFYFLFDHSFDIKGKGTAYTGTVIRGRIRNNCNIVILPINEKGKIKEIQTFKKKVEEGTKGDRLSLLISNNNLKNTKKIERGIIVFEKSNISYFSIFICKVKFVEFYKKNMNNAELLTCIIGFSSSPCYGYFFKKMVNQNGTAPNAEANAKVNVAISGTSNVTVNSTSQSEEWGHKPFDRNGHYVLVDKINFFTPQRDRESEGSEHGKGKDKSERSEHGKDESEEEEVYFLTVMKTKIYCYTNEKCIFLKNDDKLNCRICVYGHIIDMIDDDRHHKKSPFIVNKKPALNEYEGFENMKIMNAKEKIGLIEKVFDNFTLLCKNIFTSSSQITQYLDKKIYIVNSSYQNNKNEFKIEYIGRITKPFAKNGKFFAQFDEDISHIEKNCKSFIVLIKYYKDILTKRKIFL, encoded by the exons ATGATTAATGTAAATGTTGGCGTGTTGGGACATGTAGACTCAGGGAAAACAAGTTTGTGTAAATGCCTGAGTGAAACGTTAAGTACATGTGCATTAGATAAGCACAAACAAAGTCAGGAAAGAGGTATAACCATAGACCTAG AGGAGAGTAACAAAAGGAATGATGAATGGAATGATGTACGCAGTGATGAAAGGAACGATGCATGTATTGATCATGGGAAAGGGGATGGAAGTGCCCTGACCGACCTGGGAACGAATAAACAAATGATCATATCGGGAGAGAACGggttaagaaataattttattgctTCTTCAAAAAATGAACGAGATGAAGAAACAATTCAGGTATGTTTGGTCGATTGTCCTGGTCATCATTCCCTACTAAAATGCATTGTGATGGGAGCAGAAATAAcagatataatttttctagtCATTGACATAAACAAAGGAATACAAAAACAAACCATCGAGTGCTTAGTTCTTTGTGAAATAGTAAGAAgtgatattattataatattaaacaaaatagacCTAATACCAATAaatgaaagagaaaaaaaaataaaattaatgaaaaaaaaaattgaagatgCGTTGAGTAAAACTCGTTTGAggcatttaaaatattatataattagcTTGTCAGCATATATTAAGAGGGATGACAACATGAATGATGGATGTGTAGAGCGTGGTTTGTGCAATAGGGGGAAAGAAGGGATAGAAGAACAAGAAGATGAAGAAAGGAAAGAAGTGGAACTATATGTAGATGAATACAAAACGAACAATTATAAGAGAGAAAATTATATCTGCGCATCGGATGAAAAAGATGACGAAATAAATTGCAGCCCACGCAAAGGGAAAAGGACACATCTCGTTAgcaaaaatgatgaaaatactGGACCAAAAAAGTATGAGCAGAAGCATGAGCAAAAGTGTAAGAAAACGTATGAGCAAAATTATGCACAcacatatgaacaaaatagcACACGACGAAAGGAGGAAAGAAAAAGCTGTTTCGCGAATGTAGATGCTCTTATAGACCTACTGTCCAGTATCGTGAGGATACCAGTGAAGACAAAGTGCACGTATGAAgagttttattttctttttgatcATTCTTTCGATattaaaggaaaaggaaCAGCATACACAGGGACAGTGATTAGAGGAAGAATTAGAAATAACTGCAATATTGTTATATTGCCAATAAATGAAAAGGGGAAAATTAAGGAAATacaaacatttaaaaaaaaggtagaAGAAGGAACAAAAGGAGATAGACTCTCTCTTTTAATTTcgaataataatttgaaaaatacaaaaaaaatagaaagaggtataattgtttttgaaaaatcaaatatctcctatttttccatatttatttgtaaggTAAAGTTCGTtgaattttacaaaaaaaatatgaacaatgcAGAACTGCTAACCTGTATAATAGGATTTTCCTCTTCTCCTTGTTACGggtacttttttaaaaaaatggtaaatcAAAATGGCACAGCGCCAAATGCGGAAGCCAATGCGAAAGTCAATGTGGCTATCAGTGGAACGTCGAATGTAACAGTCAACTCAACTAGTCAGTCGGAAGAGTGGGGGCATAAACCATTTGATCGAAACGGACATTATGTGTTGGTTGATAAGATTAATTTCTTTACGCCGCAAAGGGACAGAGAAAGTGAAGGTAGTGAACATGGTAAAGGTAAGGATAAAAGTGAAAGAAGCGAACACGGGAAGGATGAGAGTGAAGAGGAAGAAGTCTACTTTTTAACAGTCATGAAGACGAAAATATACTGTTACACTAATGAAAagtgcatatttttaaaaaacgatGATAAGCTAAACTGCCGAATATGTGTGTATGGGCATATTATAGACATGATTGATGATGATAGGCACCATAAAAAAAGTCCatttattgttaataaaaaaccaGCTTTAAACGAATATGAAGGttttgaaaatatgaaaataatgaatgcaaaggaaaaaattggATTAATTGAAAAGGTATTTGATAATTTCACCCTGCTATGcaagaatatttttacttcGTCTAGTCAAATTACCCAATATttggataaaaaaatttatattgttaattcatcttatcaaaataataaaaatgaattcaaaatagaatatattGGTCGTATAACTAAACCTTTTGcaaaaaatggtaaattCTTTGCACAGTTTGATGAAGATATATCTCATATTGAAAAAAACTGTAAATCGTTTATCGTTCTTATCAAATATTACAAGGACATATtgacaaaaaggaaaattttcctttaa